The genome window CAGATTCAGCGCTGTCTGCGTCAGATGAAAGTGACTGACAATATGACCGAGTTATTAGCCGGTTTACGTTTGATGGTCGATCAAGCCGGGCCAGAACGTGAACATGCATTACGTGCGTTCTATGAGCAATGGAAACATGATCGTCAGGTAGTTGATAAATGGTTATCAGTGCAGGCGGTATCTAAGCTTCCTGATACCTTGCTGCGCGTTAAGGCCTTGATGACACATGAAGCTTTCAGTATCAAAAATCCTAATAACGTGCGAGCTTTAATTGGTCAGTTTTGCCGTAATAACCCCGTACATTTTCATGCTAAAGATGGTTCGGGTTATCGTTTCCTGGCAGAGCAAATACTGAAACTTGATAAGCTCAATCCACAAGTCGCAGCAAGAATGTTAGGAGCACTTAACTCATGGCGTCGTTATGATGCTGATCGACAAAAACTCATGAAAGCATCGCTGGAACATATTGCTGCTGAAAAAGAATTGTCAGCAGATGTGTATGAAATTGTCACTAAATACCTGGCTGAAAAATAATGTTCGCGCTTCATCCTCAACTTAAACAAGATACTATTCATATTGGTGAATTTGAATTGTGTAATGTTTTATTAATGAATGATGTCCGCTATCCATGGATTATTCTTGTGCCCAAGCGTGAAAATAAAACCGAGATTTATCAGCTGACTGAGTCTGAGCAGCAACGATTACTCAACGAGTCCAGTTTTCTTAGTGACGCTATGTCAACTCTATTTTCAGCCGATAAGATGAACATTGCTGCATTAGGTAATATGGTTGAGCAGTTACATATTCACCATATTGCCCGATTCAAAACAGATGCGACCTGGCCAAAACCCGTGTGGGGAGTAGGCCAAGCAGAGCCTTACTCGGAAATAGCAAAAAAAGCGATGATGTCACAGTTGACCCACGCTTTAGGTGATTATTTGATCTAGAAAGACGACGCATGACACGATTACGCTTTCGAATGACTCTTTCTCCTGAACAAGCGCTTCGTTATTATCAAGGCATGGCGAGAACGGTCATTGTGACGGCTGAAACAGGGCAAAGGGTCAGTTTTCCCGCTGAACATATTCGTCGCTTTATTGATAGCTCCGGTGTCAATGGCCTGTTTTCTATCGAATTTGATAACAATAACAAACTGATCGGCATAACGCGTTTATCCGATTAGTCTAATTGAAGCGGACTATCAAGCAATCTATCTTGCGGCTTTCCAATATAATACCCTTGAGCATAGTCCACACCTAGTTCAGCTAAAACGGCGAGAATCTCAGCACTTTCAACAAATTCTGCTACTGTGCTCTTGCCCATGCCTTTCGCAACAGAAACTAAGGCTTCCACAAATAATTTATCGTCATTATTTTCTGTGATATGGGTGATAAACATGCCATCGATTTTCACCACATCAACAGGTAATTCTCGTAAATAACGAAACGAGGCAAAGCCAGAACCAAAGTCATCAATCGAGAAGCGACAGCCTAAATCACGCATTTCTCGCATCAA of Methylophaga marina contains these proteins:
- a CDS encoding HIT domain-containing protein, which codes for MFALHPQLKQDTIHIGEFELCNVLLMNDVRYPWIILVPKRENKTEIYQLTESEQQRLLNESSFLSDAMSTLFSADKMNIAALGNMVEQLHIHHIARFKTDATWPKPVWGVGQAEPYSEIAKKAMMSQLTHALGDYLI
- a CDS encoding DUF2835 domain-containing protein; translated protein: MTRLRFRMTLSPEQALRYYQGMARTVIVTAETGQRVSFPAEHIRRFIDSSGVNGLFSIEFDNNNKLIGITRLSD